In Blattabacterium cuenoti, a single window of DNA contains:
- a CDS encoding YidC/Oxa1 family insertase periplasmic-domain containing protein yields MNNDRKNMDYNSIIGIILILLIIISFTYWNYPIINNNFNNKKQTFFIKKKQYKNNSILENKLIKIGISNIGGIINEVCLKKYKVYDFNNFSHKKNLFLIKNSSLEYNFIFFDKKHHKINTQFLYFSPYFYVKNGNSVLIMKANNPYGQGFIEYKYILKPNDYNINFMIKTKNLYYELNKQYPIYLNIEQYLYSLEKDKIWENSYTQVYYSYNKKKNKITYSNIKSLSEKHYENIKINNLNWIAHKQQFFSSIIIPNKPLNNFFVSSDNIYSGNVLKKIKSITWFKVTNSIKDEFNISFKLYFGPLDIKYLQKFENKLENIIPFGWGFLKLINKYFFLPIFILLEKTNLNYGIIIILMTLVVKIILIPMTYTQYKLNAIMKIIKPQIDKLNHKLKNVHPLDKQKSIMELYKKAGITPLSGCLSTLLQIPIFYSLFKFFPNLINIRGQSFLWVEDLTSYDSILQLPFSIPFYGNHVSLLTLLYSIALLIYTKLNNSDFTTTNNKYNDDDTKVEDNSAELRMFLSYVMPIIMLLFINSYASALSLYYFISNIINIGLLSFIRKYFLNRKKIYKKISHNI; encoded by the coding sequence ATGAATAATGATAGAAAAAATATGGATTATAATTCTATAATAGGAATTATTTTAATATTATTAATTATAATTAGTTTTACTTATTGGAATTATCCAATAATTAATAATAATTTTAATAATAAAAAACAAACTTTTTTTATAAAAAAAAAACAATATAAAAATAATTCTATTTTAGAAAATAAATTAATTAAAATTGGTATTTCCAATATAGGTGGAATAATAAATGAAGTATGTTTAAAAAAATATAAAGTTTATGATTTTAATAATTTTTCACATAAAAAAAATTTATTCTTAATAAAAAATTCTAGTTTAGAATATAATTTTATTTTTTTTGATAAAAAACATCATAAAATTAATACTCAATTTTTATATTTTTCTCCATATTTTTATGTAAAAAATGGAAATTCAGTTTTGATAATGAAAGCTAATAATCCATATGGACAAGGATTTATAGAATATAAATATATTTTAAAACCAAATGATTATAATATTAATTTTATGATTAAAACAAAAAATTTATATTATGAACTCAATAAACAATATCCTATTTATTTAAATATTGAACAATATTTATATTCTTTAGAAAAAGATAAAATTTGGGAAAATTCATATACTCAAGTCTATTATTCTTATAATAAAAAAAAAAATAAAATAACTTATTCTAATATTAAATCTTTATCTGAAAAACATTATGAAAATATAAAAATCAATAATTTAAATTGGATTGCTCATAAACAACAATTTTTTTCTTCTATTATTATTCCTAATAAACCATTAAATAATTTTTTTGTGTCATCTGACAATATATATTCAGGAAATGTATTAAAAAAAATTAAATCAATAACTTGGTTTAAAGTTACAAATAGTATAAAAGACGAATTTAATATATCTTTTAAATTATATTTTGGACCATTAGACATAAAATATTTACAAAAATTTGAAAATAAATTAGAAAATATTATTCCATTTGGATGGGGATTTTTAAAATTAATTAATAAATATTTTTTTTTACCAATTTTTATATTATTAGAAAAAACTAATCTTAATTATGGTATTATTATCATATTAATGACCTTAGTTGTAAAAATTATTTTAATTCCTATGACTTATACTCAATATAAGTTAAATGCAATAATGAAAATTATTAAACCACAAATTGACAAATTAAATCATAAATTAAAAAACGTACATCCTTTAGATAAACAAAAATCTATTATGGAATTATATAAAAAAGCGGGAATTACTCCATTATCAGGATGTTTATCAACATTATTGCAGATACCTATATTTTATTCTTTATTTAAATTTTTTCCAAATTTAATTAATATTAGAGGACAATCATTTTTATGGGTAGAGGATTTAACGTCCTATGATTCTATTTTGCAATTACCATTTTCTATTCCATTTTATGGAAATCATGTTAGTTTATTAACATTATTGTATTCAATCGCATTATTAATTTATACTAAATTAAATAATAGTGATTTTACTACTACTAATAATAAATATAATGATGATGATACAAAAGTAGAAGATAATTCAGCAGAATTACGTATGTTTTTATCTTATGTAATGCCAATTATTATGTTATTATTTATTAATAGTTATGCATCTGCATTATCACTGTATTATTTTATATCTAATATTATTAATATTGGATTATTATCTTTTATTAGAAAATATTTTTTAAATAGAAAAAAAATATATAAAAAAATTTCACATAATATTTAA
- a CDS encoding CTP synthase: MKTKYIFVTGGVTSSLGKGILSSSLGVLLKSRGYKITIQKLDPYLNIDSGTLNPYEHGECFVTSDGYETDLDLGHYERFLDQITTHENNVTSGLIYKTVIDNEREGKYLGKTVQVIPHITNEIKRRIKILEKINNYHIIIVEIGGTVGDIEILPYIETVRQLKWELGYTNSIVIHLTLLPYILATGELKTKPTQHSVRNLMENGVQADFLVCRTEKHISNKIINKLSLFCNISPHNVIESINTKIIYDLPNLLHIQNFDKKVLKKLNLISLKKPNLNAWTNFIQQYKNPKYQITIAIVGKYVSLHDSYKSIKESLVHAGTFQKIFVNIKWINSCIIKTKNIIEIFNGISGILIAPGFGNRGIKGKILASEYARRNKIPFLGICLGMQVAMIEFARNVLKIPQADSCEINPYTKDPIIILIKNQKNIKNKGGTMRLGNLKCILKKNSKIFSIYGQEKIIERHRHRYEFNNDYLKSFATYGMQASGINPDTSLVEVIELEHHVFFIGVQFHPEYKSTVINPHPIFISFVKESKDYINKKLNTN; the protein is encoded by the coding sequence ATGAAAACAAAATATATTTTTGTCACTGGAGGTGTAACTTCATCTTTAGGTAAAGGCATACTTTCTTCATCATTAGGAGTGTTATTAAAAAGTAGAGGGTACAAAATTACTATACAAAAATTAGATCCATATTTAAATATTGATTCTGGAACATTAAATCCTTATGAACATGGCGAATGTTTTGTTACATCAGATGGATATGAAACTGATTTAGATCTTGGTCATTATGAAAGATTTTTAGATCAAATAACTACTCATGAAAATAATGTAACTTCTGGATTAATATATAAAACAGTTATAGATAATGAAAGAGAAGGTAAATATTTAGGGAAAACTGTTCAAGTAATTCCTCATATTACTAATGAAATTAAAAGACGAATAAAAATTTTAGAAAAAATTAATAATTATCATATTATTATAGTTGAAATTGGTGGAACAGTTGGAGATATTGAAATTTTACCTTATATAGAAACTGTTCGTCAATTAAAATGGGAATTAGGATATACTAATAGTATAGTTATTCATCTTACTTTATTACCATATATATTGGCAACAGGAGAACTAAAAACTAAACCTACACAACATTCGGTAAGAAATTTAATGGAAAATGGAGTTCAAGCTGATTTTTTAGTTTGTAGAACAGAAAAACATATTTCAAATAAAATTATAAATAAATTATCATTATTTTGTAATATTAGTCCACATAATGTAATTGAATCAATTAATACAAAAATTATTTATGATCTTCCTAATTTATTACATATTCAAAATTTTGATAAAAAAGTTTTAAAAAAATTAAATTTAATTTCTTTAAAAAAACCTAATTTAAATGCATGGACAAATTTTATACAACAATATAAAAATCCAAAATATCAAATTACTATTGCTATAGTTGGTAAATATGTATCATTACATGATTCATATAAATCTATTAAAGAATCTTTAGTTCATGCTGGAACTTTTCAAAAAATATTTGTAAATATCAAATGGATTAATTCATGTATAATTAAAACGAAAAATATTATTGAAATATTTAATGGTATTTCAGGAATATTAATAGCTCCTGGTTTTGGAAATAGAGGAATAAAAGGAAAAATTTTAGCTTCAGAATATGCAAGACGGAATAAAATTCCTTTTTTAGGAATATGTTTAGGAATGCAAGTAGCAATGATTGAATTTGCTAGAAATGTGTTAAAAATACCACAAGCTGATAGTTGTGAGATTAATCCATATACAAAAGATCCAATTATTATTTTAATAAAAAATCAAAAAAATATCAAAAATAAAGGAGGGACTATGCGATTAGGTAATTTAAAATGTATTTTAAAAAAAAATTCTAAAATATTTTCTATTTATGGTCAAGAAAAAATTATAGAAAGACATCGTCATAGATATGAATTTAATAATGATTATTTAAAATCTTTTGCAACTTATGGTATGCAAGCATCAGGAATAAATCCTGATACATCATTAGTAGAAGTTATAGAATTAGAACATCATGTTTTTTTTATTGGTGTACAATTTCATCCTGAATATAAAAGTACTGTTATTAATCCTCATCCAATTTTTATTTCTTTTGTTAAAGAATCAAAAGATTATATAAATAAAAAATTAAATACAAATTAA
- the clpX gene encoding ATP-dependent Clp protease ATP-binding subunit ClpX, translating to MDHLLTCSFCGRKKNEITLIVSGINGNICNDCIERTYSIIHRKFSSRSEDQTQKNNKNQEEEKKEISIQIPKQIKQFLDDYIINQDRAKKIISVAIYNHYKRIKLLKEENCEIEKSNILLIGNTGTGKTLLAKSISKFLNLPFAIADATTLTEAGYVGEDVESILTKLLQSANYNVNLAEQGIIFIDEIDKIARKTNNPSITRDVSGEGVQQALLKILEGDIINVPPQGGRKHPDQKMIKINTHNILFIAGGTFEGLTRIINNRINQTSIGFAAYEKKKTFNNQEKFTCHEITYHDLKIFGLIPELIGRFPIITYLHPLNKSMLKKILTNPKNSLIKQYKKLFEMDEILMQISEEALDIIVEKTLELGLGARGLRTFCDKLFLDFMFNIDILKQNKILNIDKDILIKQLSKYY from the coding sequence ATGGATCATTTATTAACATGTAGTTTTTGCGGAAGAAAAAAAAATGAAATTACCTTAATTGTATCAGGTATTAATGGAAATATATGTAATGATTGTATAGAACGAACATATTCCATAATTCATAGAAAATTTTCTTCAAGATCTGAAGATCAAACACAAAAAAATAATAAAAATCAAGAAGAAGAAAAAAAAGAAATTAGTATACAAATACCAAAACAAATTAAACAATTTTTAGACGATTATATTATTAACCAAGATAGAGCAAAAAAAATTATTTCTGTTGCTATTTATAATCATTATAAAAGAATTAAATTATTAAAAGAAGAAAATTGTGAAATTGAAAAATCAAATATTTTATTAATAGGAAATACAGGAACAGGTAAAACATTATTAGCAAAAAGCATTTCAAAATTTCTTAATTTACCTTTTGCAATAGCAGATGCTACTACTTTAACTGAAGCAGGATATGTAGGTGAAGATGTAGAATCAATTTTAACAAAATTATTACAATCTGCTAATTATAATGTTAATCTAGCAGAACAGGGTATTATTTTTATTGATGAAATAGATAAAATTGCAAGAAAAACAAATAATCCATCTATTACTAGAGATGTATCCGGAGAAGGTGTACAACAAGCATTATTAAAAATATTAGAAGGAGATATCATTAATGTTCCACCACAAGGCGGAAGAAAACATCCAGATCAAAAAATGATTAAAATAAATACTCATAATATATTATTTATAGCAGGAGGAACATTTGAAGGATTAACAAGAATTATTAATAATAGAATTAATCAAACATCTATTGGTTTTGCTGCTTATGAAAAGAAAAAAACTTTTAATAATCAAGAAAAATTTACTTGTCATGAAATTACATATCATGATTTAAAAATATTTGGATTAATTCCTGAATTAATAGGACGGTTTCCCATTATCACTTATTTACATCCATTAAATAAATCTATGTTAAAAAAAATTTTAACAAATCCAAAGAATTCTTTAATTAAACAATATAAAAAATTATTTGAAATGGATGAAATATTAATGCAAATTTCAGAAGAAGCTTTAGATATTATTGTAGAAAAAACTTTAGAATTAGGATTAGGAGCAAGAGGATTAAGAACTTTTTGTGATAAATTATTTTTAGATTTTATGTTTAATATTGATATTTTAAAACAAAATAAAATATTAAATATAGATAAAGATATACTTATTAAACAATTATCTAAATATTATTAA
- the obgE gene encoding GTPase ObgE produces MKNNFIDFINIFCKSGNGGFGSSHIKKVRKLNKWIPDGGSGGKGGNIILLGTSHYRTFYHLKFKKHFIAESGYIGSRNNKTGLNGNDLYIKVPLGTIVKDNNKNILAEIILNQEKKILLEGGFGGKGSKILKHKMKFHSLSGIQTVGIWVTLELKILADIGIIGFPNVGKSTLLSIITNAKPKIGNFSFTTKQPNLGVMKYGYGKTYTIADIPGIIQNSHKGKGLGYFFLKHIERNSILLFLITSESQNTKIEYLILLNELNQFNPKLLNKKRLIVISKADLIQTKIIKQKIINDFKTEKIIFISSFTKEGILKLKQKLLQLINS; encoded by the coding sequence ATGAAAAATAATTTTATAGATTTTATAAATATTTTTTGTAAAAGTGGTAATGGTGGATTTGGTTCTAGTCATATAAAAAAGGTTAGAAAATTAAATAAATGGATTCCAGATGGAGGATCTGGTGGAAAAGGCGGTAATATTATTCTTTTAGGAACATCTCATTATCGTACATTTTATCATTTAAAATTTAAAAAACATTTTATAGCAGAATCTGGATATATAGGTAGTAGAAATAATAAAACTGGATTAAATGGAAATGATTTATATATAAAAGTACCTTTAGGAACTATAGTTAAAGATAATAATAAAAATATATTAGCAGAAATTATTTTAAATCAAGAAAAAAAAATTTTATTAGAAGGAGGATTTGGTGGAAAAGGTAGTAAAATTTTAAAACATAAAATGAAATTTCATTCATTATCTGGAATACAAACAGTAGGAATTTGGGTAACATTAGAATTAAAAATTTTAGCAGATATTGGAATTATTGGATTTCCAAATGTAGGAAAATCAACATTACTTTCTATAATAACTAATGCAAAACCAAAAATAGGAAATTTTTCATTTACTACTAAACAACCTAATTTAGGTGTAATGAAATATGGATATGGTAAAACATATACAATAGCAGATATTCCAGGAATAATACAAAATTCTCATAAAGGAAAAGGATTAGGATATTTTTTTTTAAAACATATAGAAAGAAATTCTATTTTATTATTTTTAATTACTTCTGAAAGTCAGAATACTAAAATTGAATATTTAATTTTATTAAATGAATTAAATCAATTTAATCCCAAATTATTAAATAAAAAAAGATTAATTGTTATATCTAAAGCTGATTTAATTCAAACTAAAATAATAAAACAAAAAATAATAAATGATTTTAAAACAGAAAAAATTATATTTATTTCTTCTTTTACAAAAGAAGGTATTTTAAAATTAAAACAAAAATTATTGCAATTAATTAATTCATAA
- a CDS encoding nucleoside monophosphate kinase has translation MLHIILFGPPGCGKGTQGKILSKKFGFIHLSTGNIFRHHMLNKTQLGKVVDNYINQGILVPDDITTNLLQLEIKKYIGSTGIIYDGYPRTKDQVISLEKILNHFSLGRINIIFYFYIKKKLLIKRLLTRGKISNRYDDININIVNKRIKEYNNVTSFIWNNEKWKKYLIKLNASYSIQDISFFIEKQIINL, from the coding sequence ATGCTACATATTATATTGTTTGGGCCACCTGGATGCGGAAAAGGAACTCAAGGTAAAATTTTATCAAAAAAATTTGGATTTATACATTTATCTACAGGTAATATTTTTAGACATCATATGTTAAATAAAACACAACTTGGAAAAGTTGTTGATAATTATATTAATCAAGGAATTTTAGTTCCAGATGATATTACTACCAATTTATTACAATTAGAAATTAAAAAATATATTGGATCTACTGGAATTATTTATGATGGATATCCAAGAACTAAAGATCAAGTTATTTCTTTAGAAAAAATATTAAATCATTTTTCTTTAGGAAGAATTAATATAATTTTTTATTTTTATATAAAAAAAAAGTTACTAATAAAAAGATTATTAACAAGAGGTAAAATTAGCAATAGATATGATGATATTAATATTAATATTGTTAATAAAAGAATAAAAGAATATAATAATGTTACTTCTTTTATTTGGAATAATGAAAAATGGAAAAAATATCTTATAAAATTAAATGCTTCATATTCTATTCAAGATATATCTTTTTTTATAGAAAAACAAATTATTAATTTATGA
- the fsa gene encoding fructose-6-phosphate aldolase produces the protein MKFFIDSANLKEIKQAKILGLLDGITTNPSLISKENVVNKKQLYNHYISICNLLDNLNIDISIEIISTNYDNMIEEAIKISNLHKKIVVKVPIIKDGIRVIKYLSNKGIKTNCTLIFSPLQSILAAKSGATYVSPFLGRLNDIAYNGISVIKEIKQIYDNYNFTTKILVASIRNPIHILECAKLGVYAITSPLNILLKSFYHPMTDIGLNNFLEDYNEKIKF, from the coding sequence ATGAAATTTTTTATAGATTCAGCTAATTTAAAAGAAATCAAACAAGCAAAAATATTGGGATTATTAGATGGAATTACTACTAATCCATCTTTAATATCAAAAGAAAATGTTGTAAATAAAAAACAACTATATAATCATTATATATCTATCTGTAATTTATTAGATAATCTAAATATAGATATAAGTATAGAAATTATTAGTACAAATTATGATAATATGATTGAAGAAGCAATAAAAATATCTAATTTACATAAAAAAATTGTAGTTAAAGTTCCAATAATTAAAGACGGAATTCGTGTTATAAAATATTTATCTAATAAAGGCATTAAAACTAATTGCACTTTAATTTTTTCTCCATTACAATCTATATTAGCCGCCAAATCTGGAGCAACATATGTTTCTCCATTTTTAGGAAGATTAAATGATATTGCTTATAATGGAATATCTGTTATTAAAGAAATTAAACAAATTTATGATAATTATAATTTTACAACCAAAATTTTAGTTGCATCTATTAGAAATCCAATACATATTTTAGAATGTGCTAAACTTGGGGTATATGCTATAACTTCTCCTTTAAATATACTATTAAAAAGTTTTTATCATCCTATGACTGATATTGGATTAAATAATTTTTTAGAAGATTATAATGAAAAAATTAAGTTTTAA
- a CDS encoding ferritin, giving the protein MIKHIIELELKKQFNRELESSLLYLSMASWVEHHYGEFDGISNFLYHHSEEENIHMMKLIQYINKRGGYADFNNIKLLNINNNITCNSIQEVFQQLFEHEKVISEQVSYIVKLSLKEDDYFTYHFLQWYIEEQIEEENLIKKYLDKIKLIGEDKSGWYLFDKDIIKYSHK; this is encoded by the coding sequence ATGATAAAACATATTATAGAATTAGAATTAAAAAAACAATTTAATAGAGAATTAGAATCATCACTTTTATATTTATCTATGGCATCTTGGGTTGAACACCATTATGGAGAATTTGATGGAATATCAAATTTTTTATATCATCATTCAGAAGAAGAAAATATACATATGATGAAATTAATTCAATACATTAATAAGAGAGGTGGATATGCAGATTTTAATAATATTAAATTATTAAATATTAATAATAATATTACATGTAATTCAATACAAGAAGTATTTCAACAATTATTTGAACATGAAAAAGTAATATCTGAACAAGTTAGTTATATAGTAAAATTATCATTAAAAGAAGATGATTATTTTACATATCATTTTTTACAATGGTATATAGAAGAACAAATAGAAGAAGAAAATTTAATTAAAAAATATTTAGATAAAATTAAATTAATTGGAGAAGATAAAAGTGGATGGTATTTATTTGATAAAGATATCATCAAATATTCTCATAAATAA
- the dapA gene encoding 4-hydroxy-tetrahydrodipicolinate synthase, which translates to MKKFFGGTGVALVTPFKKNKEVDFDGIINLVKYVKEKVDYLVILGTTSEYPTLNKKEQEEIINCIKKINNKKLPLVLGIGGNNTKDIVKKINNFDLSEFIAILSVSPYYNNPTQEGIYQHFKYISMHTNNNIIIYNVPKRTGVNVHPQTVIRLARDYKNIIGIKEASGCILQSYQIIAQKPKNFYVISGDDFITLPIILGGGDGVISVIAQGLPKAVSKMVSLVINHQVKEAFYIYYNILDIIKYLYEEGNPVGIKTLLSIIGICHNYVRLPLLHGTTTLITKMKKCLENINQFL; encoded by the coding sequence ATGAAAAAATTTTTTGGTGGAACAGGTGTAGCATTAGTTACTCCATTTAAAAAAAATAAAGAAGTTGATTTTGATGGAATAATAAATTTAGTCAAATATGTAAAAGAAAAAGTAGATTATTTAGTAATATTAGGAACAACTTCAGAATATCCCACTTTAAATAAAAAAGAACAAGAAGAAATTATTAATTGTATTAAAAAAATCAACAATAAAAAATTACCATTAGTTTTAGGTATAGGAGGAAATAATACTAAGGACATTGTAAAAAAAATTAATAATTTTGATTTATCGGAATTTATTGCTATTTTATCAGTTTCTCCTTATTATAATAATCCTACTCAAGAAGGTATATATCAACATTTTAAATATATATCTATGCATACTAATAATAATATAATTATATATAATGTTCCTAAAAGAACTGGTGTAAATGTACATCCTCAAACAGTGATTCGTTTAGCTAGAGATTATAAAAATATTATAGGTATAAAAGAAGCATCTGGATGTATTTTACAATCATATCAAATTATAGCACAAAAACCAAAAAATTTTTATGTAATTTCTGGAGATGATTTTATTACATTACCTATAATATTAGGTGGTGGAGATGGAGTTATTTCTGTTATAGCACAAGGATTACCTAAAGCAGTATCTAAAATGGTTTCTTTAGTTATTAATCATCAAGTGAAAGAAGCTTTTTATATTTATTATAATATTTTAGATATAATTAAATATCTTTATGAAGAAGGAAATCCAGTTGGAATAAAAACTCTTTTGAGTATTATAGGGATTTGTCATAATTATGTAAGATTACCATTATTACATGGGACAACAACATTAATAACAAAAATGAAAAAATGTTTAGAAAACATCAATCAATTTTTATAA
- a CDS encoding RNA recognition motif domain-containing protein yields MKNTKLNTKLYVGNLSYNITEQELKDHFESSIGNVINAKIIFDDSSYKKRSKGFGFIEMSNEEEAKKAIEKLNGTELMGRNIVVSVAKQKNKKIF; encoded by the coding sequence ATGAAAAATACAAAATTAAATACGAAATTATATGTTGGAAATTTATCATATAATATTACAGAACAAGAATTAAAAGATCATTTTGAATCATCTATAGGTAATGTAATTAATGCAAAAATTATTTTTGATGATTCATCATATAAAAAAAGAAGTAAAGGATTTGGATTTATAGAAATGTCTAATGAAGAGGAAGCAAAAAAAGCTATAGAAAAATTAAATGGAACAGAATTAATGGGAAGAAATATAGTTGTATCTGTTGCAAAACAAAAAAATAAAAAAATTTTTTAA
- the pncB gene encoding nicotinate phosphoribosyltransferase: MNIPIISSLLDNDFYKFTMQNAVLKLFPNVKVQYKFINRGSHCFPKHFGEILKEILSYMQNLKLTNQERLYLEQYCPCFDSFYLNFLTNYRFDPKEITIIQKYTNIKIYIEGLWSRTILWEVPLLALISELYYKLTYLKHISYEKIIYSTIKKLIQYQNLDVKIGEYGTRRRFSYKVHKIILKILNKKKYTSFIGSSNLHFSKNFSIKPIGTQGHEWIMFHAAKYGFYKANKFAMINWINIYKHKLYNIALSDTYTSPLFFKNFNKKLSNQFEGIRHDSGDPFIFINNTLKHYNKFKINPLNKTIIFSDNLNPNKVANISFFCKKKINTLFCIGTNFTNDVGVPFLNIVIKIINTQYKKNKWIYVVKLSDNKTKSTGDKNMIMLAKKIVKKCLL, translated from the coding sequence ATGAATATTCCTATTATTTCATCATTATTAGATAATGATTTTTATAAATTTACTATGCAAAATGCAGTATTGAAATTATTTCCTAATGTTAAAGTACAATATAAATTTATAAATAGAGGTTCTCATTGTTTTCCAAAACATTTTGGAGAAATTTTAAAAGAAATATTATCTTATATGCAAAATTTAAAATTAACTAATCAAGAACGATTATATTTAGAACAATATTGTCCATGTTTTGATTCTTTTTATTTAAATTTTTTAACTAATTATCGATTTGATCCTAAAGAAATCACTATTATACAAAAATACACTAATATCAAAATTTATATTGAAGGATTATGGAGTAGAACAATTTTATGGGAAGTTCCATTATTAGCATTAATAAGTGAATTATATTATAAATTAACTTATTTAAAACATATTTCATACGAAAAAATTATTTATTCAACAATCAAAAAATTAATACAATATCAAAATTTAGATGTTAAAATAGGAGAATATGGTACTAGAAGAAGATTTTCTTATAAAGTACATAAAATAATTTTAAAAATTCTTAATAAGAAAAAATATACATCCTTCATTGGAAGTAGTAATCTTCATTTTTCTAAAAATTTTTCTATTAAACCAATAGGAACACAAGGACATGAATGGATTATGTTTCATGCAGCAAAATATGGTTTTTATAAAGCTAATAAATTTGCCATGATAAATTGGATTAATATTTATAAACATAAATTATATAATATAGCTTTATCTGATACTTATACAAGTCCCCTTTTTTTTAAAAATTTCAATAAAAAATTATCAAATCAATTTGAAGGTATTAGACATGATAGTGGAGATCCATTTATATTTATTAATAATACACTAAAACATTATAATAAATTTAAGATTAATCCATTAAATAAAACTATTATATTTTCAGATAATTTAAATCCAAATAAAGTTGCTAATATTTCATTTTTTTGTAAAAAAAAAATTAATACATTATTTTGTATAGGAACTAATTTTACTAATGATGTTGGAGTTCCATTTTTAAATATAGTAATTAAAATAATTAACACACAATATAAAAAAAATAAATGGATATATGTAGTAAAATTATCGGATAATAAAACTAAATCAACAGGAGACAAAAATATGATTATGTTAGCCAAAAAAATAGTTAAAAAATGTTTATTATGA